The following coding sequences are from one Granulicella sp. L56 window:
- a CDS encoding peptidoglycan-binding protein translates to MDLCLGSCGGHVRALEQKLRALNLYSGPIDGIFGGGVESGVKRFQSTYSLPCDGIVGSETWSALFPNVPQPESELLQRPLAERCLALTGAFETSAGFPDCFTGLAGDFDGEGISFGVLQWNIGQDTLQPLFEQMLRDHPQTMTQIFHDNLAHFTSALSLPHDEQLAWWSSLQSPDKAEIFEPWKGYLLTLGRTSSYQQIQMDHSAQIYSDALALAQEFDLHSERSVALMFDILVQNGGIDSAMKMLIKADFVALPHGDIDLTGEIVKMQAIANRVAESSRPEYVEDVRTRKLVIANGTGSVHGRDYELSSQYGIALVSAA, encoded by the coding sequence ATGGATCTTTGTTTGGGATCGTGCGGCGGTCACGTACGGGCCTTGGAGCAGAAGCTTAGAGCTCTTAATTTGTATTCCGGTCCGATCGATGGCATCTTCGGTGGGGGTGTCGAAAGTGGTGTTAAGCGATTTCAGAGTACATACAGTCTGCCGTGTGACGGCATAGTCGGTTCCGAAACCTGGAGTGCTCTTTTTCCGAATGTGCCGCAGCCGGAAAGCGAACTCCTTCAGCGGCCCTTGGCAGAGAGATGCCTTGCTTTGACGGGTGCCTTCGAAACCTCCGCCGGATTCCCTGATTGTTTCACTGGACTCGCTGGGGATTTTGATGGTGAAGGTATCAGTTTCGGCGTCTTACAGTGGAATATCGGCCAGGATACCCTCCAGCCGCTATTTGAGCAGATGTTGCGGGATCATCCACAAACCATGACACAAATCTTCCACGACAATCTCGCACACTTCACAAGCGCGCTTTCACTCCCTCATGATGAGCAGCTTGCCTGGTGGTCCAGCCTTCAATCTCCGGATAAGGCTGAGATCTTTGAACCCTGGAAAGGATACCTTCTCACTCTGGGCAGGACCAGCTCTTACCAACAAATTCAGATGGATCACTCTGCACAAATCTACTCCGACGCTCTTGCGCTTGCTCAAGAATTCGACCTGCATTCGGAGCGCAGTGTCGCTCTTATGTTTGATATTCTCGTACAAAACGGGGGAATCGATTCGGCGATGAAGATGTTGATTAAGGCAGATTTCGTCGCTCTGCCGCACGGTGATATTGATTTAACCGGTGAAATTGTAAAAATGCAGGCCATTGCCAATCGTGTTGCTGAAAGCAGCCGTCCAGAGTACGTTGAAGACGTTCGCACCCGCAAACTAGTCATCGCAAATGGCACTGGTTCGGTTCATGGCAGGGATTACGAGTTGTCTTCACAATACGGCATTGCGCTGGTGAGCGCCGCATGA
- a CDS encoding serine hydrolase, with product MSNSSTGTPFRRTLTRRTLLQNLAGTAALAAVPIPKIFAQRQYGGSTGQQRGEMGRLAGQFRRQFRVPATSIAISRNGQFAYDETVGMADPQHVLQAQQSSLFRIASATKPITSVTIFSLIEQGKLNLTDKVFGPSGILDIKYGKPPYKPYITDITVDHLLTHTSGGWPNDNTDPMMHNDGWDHIKLITETIANVPLTYPPGTHWAYSNFGYCILGRVIEQVTGQPYEGYVQTNILAPCGITTMQIAKNSERERAPNEVVYVGQYSEDPYKLNVTRMDSHGGWIASSTDLVQFLNHVAGAPGIPALLKPATIKMMTTPAPAYPPGDARYARGWMVRNNGAGNWWHNGSLPGTTSIMVRTPTGFCWAALCNTRSQPSDEIDTAIDQMMWNMVRTVPSWNA from the coding sequence ATGTCGAATTCATCAACTGGAACTCCCTTTCGCCGAACCCTCACCCGACGAACCCTCCTCCAGAATCTGGCTGGCACCGCCGCACTGGCAGCCGTGCCTATTCCCAAAATCTTTGCTCAACGGCAGTACGGTGGTTCGACTGGGCAGCAGCGAGGCGAGATGGGACGGCTCGCCGGACAATTTCGCCGCCAGTTCCGCGTCCCTGCAACCTCCATCGCTATTTCCCGTAATGGCCAGTTCGCCTATGACGAAACCGTCGGTATGGCCGACCCTCAGCACGTACTCCAGGCCCAGCAAAGCTCTCTCTTTCGCATCGCCTCGGCCACCAAGCCAATCACGTCCGTCACTATCTTTTCTCTCATCGAACAGGGCAAGCTCAACCTCACCGACAAAGTCTTCGGACCTTCCGGCATTCTCGACATCAAGTACGGCAAGCCTCCTTACAAGCCGTACATCACCGACATCACCGTCGACCACCTGCTCACCCACACCTCCGGTGGCTGGCCCAACGACAACACCGACCCCATGATGCATAACGACGGCTGGGACCACATCAAACTCATCACCGAGACCATCGCCAACGTTCCGCTCACCTACCCGCCCGGCACCCACTGGGCCTACTCCAACTTCGGCTACTGCATCCTCGGTCGCGTCATCGAGCAGGTTACCGGCCAGCCCTACGAAGGCTACGTTCAGACCAACATTCTCGCGCCCTGCGGCATCACCACCATGCAGATCGCCAAAAATAGTGAACGCGAGCGCGCTCCGAACGAGGTCGTCTACGTCGGCCAGTACTCCGAAGACCCCTATAAGCTCAACGTTACGCGGATGGACTCGCACGGCGGCTGGATCGCCTCTTCCACAGATCTGGTCCAGTTCCTCAACCACGTCGCCGGAGCGCCCGGCATTCCGGCGCTGCTCAAGCCTGCCACCATCAAAATGATGACGACGCCCGCCCCTGCCTATCCGCCGGGCGACGCCCGCTATGCCCGGGGTTGGATGGTCCGCAACAATGGCGCGGGAAACTGGTGGCACAACGGCAGTCTTCCTGGAACCACCTCCATCATGGTCCGCACCCCGACCGGCTTCTGCTGGGCCGCTCTATGTAACACCCGCAGCCAGCCCTCCGATGAAATCGACACGGCTATCGACCAGATGATGTGGAACATGGTGCGTACCGTTCCCTCTTGGAATGCCTGA